Part of the Henckelia pumila isolate YLH828 chromosome 2, ASM3356847v2, whole genome shotgun sequence genome is shown below.
GATAAATGAACATTTTGATGGGAATCTGGAGAATATGATTGAAATTATCCACAATTACGAGGAAACATGTGCATTAAATGGAAGAAACAGAGTAGAAGAATGAGTGTTCGTTTCTTTTAAGATTCTTGTCCATTTTGGGTTCAGATCTTTATTTTGTACGGATTTCTTGGATTGTTTGAACTGCAAATATTTATGACAAAAGGTACAAGAATGATGTTTGGAATTGTTTTGAAATGGCTATTTAGATGTTCATATGTGGGATAAATTTCTTAtatttacttgtttcaaactGATTCAACAGGATCTTGTGATGGAGAAAACTTGGCTACAAATTGTGTTCGTTTGGTTTTCGGTATGTTTTCTCGTAAAATCGTCTCTGATTGCTGCTGATGACATCAACCGCTTGAACATATGGCCAATGCCGAAATCCGTGAGCTATGGACACCAGCATCTCTATTTCAGCAACGATTTCGAGCTGAAGACAGAAGGGTCAAAGTACGCTGATGCTTCGGGGATTCTCAAGGATGCATTCACAAGGACAGTTGACACTATAAAGTTAGATCATGTCATTGAGGCCAATGTTTCCCACTATCATCCCTCTTTGGTGCTGAAAGGGATTCATGTGGTTATCTTCTCGCCTTCTGATGCGGTATACTTGTGGAGAAATTAACATATCTTTTATGCGTTTAGATTCTTAGATTCGTTGCTCGTTTTAGCTTCAGAAACTTGTGTTTTCTGTTCTGTGTAGCTGCAACATGGTATTGATGAGTCATACAAGCTAAACATCCCTGCAAATGGAAACTCAATTTATGCAAGAATTGAGGTATTCCCATTGCTAAAATACGTCGCCTATCAGTATTCCATTCGACTGAGAAATGTGATTGTGATTGGCGTTTTCTAAGCTAAATTTAAAACGATTTGGTTTCATGCAGGCACAAACAGTGTATGGGGCATTGCATGGTCTTCAGGTCTAAAGTTTTCTCTGATAAGCTCTGAGTGtgtctattttttattttctgaaataGAAGAAAAGGAATGTGGAAACAATGTAAATGCTTGTTTTGTATTAAAATTTTTGACAGACATTTAGCCAAGTTTGCTATTTCAACTTGACGTCTAGAGGAATCGTAGTCCATCAAGTTCCATGGATCATCATTGATGAGCCAAGGTTCTCGTACCGCGGACTTTTGATCGGTGAGATTTTCTTCAAATCCAGCTGCTGAGGTAGAATTTAAAACACACATACATGAAAGATTCAACTTTCTGTTAATGCAGATACATCCAGGCATTACCAGACGCTACCGACTATAAAGAAGGTTATTGATTCCATGGCTTACGCCAAGTTGGTATGTAAAAATTCACATTTGACATCTTACCAAGTGCCTAGCTAGTTGTCTGTTATGTTCTTTTTCCTGCATGTGATTATTCGTCGCGACGGTTATATAaaccttttaaaaaatcatatcttggaCAGCAATCTGATAATTAAGACAGAACATTAATTACAGCAACTTTGCAAGGACAAGTAGAGTTAGTTTCTTTATTTTTTCAAGGTTTTGAAGATAACATATTCAATTTTATACTGAAATCAACTCGCTTTCGCTTCATTCAGAATGTGCTGCATTGGCACATTGTAGATTCACAATCTTTCCCTCTCGAAATACCTTCCTATCCGAAGCTGTGGGAGGGCGCATATTCCATCTCAGAACGGTATACATTTGATGATGCAGCAGAGGTTGTAAGGCAAGTGATAGATACATGCTTTATCTTACATAAACAATTTTACACAAGATCACAAAAGCCTATGGTTCGTGTTTTCTAATTTGGCGGTCCCAAGTCCTTACATTGCAGTTATGCTCAAAGACGAGGTATTAATGTATTGGCTGAAATCGACGTTCCAGGACACGCTCTCTCCTGGTACTATTAATGCTTGCCAAATACCAAACTTTGAATGTTTTAACTGTCGTTTGCTAATCAATGTATTTGTGTTAAAACGATAAGTATAGGGGGGTTGGCTATCCGGTTCTATGGCCATCGCCGACTTGTAAGGAGCCCCTTGATGTGAGCAATGAGTTTACCTTCAAGTTGATAGATGGGATTCTTTCGGGTATGACTGTACTATTTTACGAACATTCGGAACCTTAAAAGCAGGATACATCAATTCTTTTTTATTTCCAGATTTCAGTAAGATCTTCAAGTACAGATTTATTCATCTGGGAGGCGACGAAGTGGATACTAGTAAGATTTTTACTTCAAAGAACATTCATTTTCTTGCTTACTGTTCTATAATGTTTATCTAAAGGTAGCTTTCAATTGTAGGTTGCTGGCTGTTAACTCCTCATGTGAGAAATTGGTATGAATACTAAAATTTGCTTTAAAAACTGTACTTTGATTGTTGTCATAGTAGTCTCATATATAAAACGAATTCAAATTTCTTTGAAGGTTCTAAAGATTTACACCTCAATGCTTCACAGGTTAAAGAAAAACAATCTGAATGGTTCGGAGGCGTATCAGTATTTCGTGCTGAGAGCACAGAAGATAGCTTTGTCCCATGGATATGAAATCATAAACTGGTGAGAACCCCTCACTATATAGAATAAGTACTTTAAACTGATATATAAATGTCCCTCTTGGAAATGACTCTTTAACATGTCTTAGGGAGGAGACGTTTAACAACTTCGGTAGTAAACTAAGCCGGAAAACAGTGGTTCATAACTGGTAAACACCCTTAGATGTATCATTACACTCAACGGCCATGTTACGTAGCAACGCGACCAACTAGCATGTGATTGATTGTTCTGTCCTTGAAATGCTGAATGCAGGCTAGGGAGTGGTGTTGCTCAAAGGGTGGTCGAAGCCGGATTGCGATGTATTGTTAGTAACCAAGACAAGTGGTATCTGGATCACTTGGATGCCCTATGGCCAGGTTTCTACATGAACGAGCCGCTAACGAATATCACAGACCCCAAGCAACAAGCTTTGGTTCTTGGAGGGGAGGTGTGCATGTGGGGTGAACATGTTGATGGATCCGACATCGAGCAAACCATATGGCCTCGCGCGGCTGCTGCAGCAGGTACTTTTATGGTCGTCGGCCCTTCGTAGCGAaaattttgtaaagaaaaactCATAAACACTTTTTTTTTAGACAATTCCAAACACTAACTTGAAGTAGTGTATTAACTTTTAAGCTTATGCTGTGGATATACTGGTATAATTGCAGAGAGGCTATGGACACCTTACAACAAGATATCGAAGGATCCGGGACAAGTGGTGCGTCGGTTGGCGCATTTCAGGTGCCTACTGAACCAGAGGGGAGTAGCCGCGGCTCCGTTGGCTGGTCCTGGTAGGGTGGCACCACAAGAGCCTGGTTCCTGTTATAAGCAATGACCATAGTGTGTTTAGTGTAAATCAATTGAACATAGTCCATTGATTTAtacatatattcaaaatatatattctaTTTATGGTGTGATTAAATATATTAgggaaaatagttttttttccctcattaatttatctattttttttgtttgttccattaacttttcaaaataTAGTTTTGgtataataatttttagttttcAGTTATTTTGGTCCAATTTTTGACGTGACACGAGAAAATACTTACGTATCAAACTGTCACGTCTGTAATTGGATCAAAAtagtcaaaattaaaaattggtgTATCAAAAACAaactttgaaaaattaataaaccgaaataataaaaaatgaacTAGTTAACtcaccaaaaattattttatagtgaaaaaaaaacaagaagaaaaacAAGTAGGTGAAACAGTGAAATGGGACCCAAACTGACTCTAAAGCAAGAGAATTGAATTGGTAGGCAGAAATAGTCATGAAATTGAGGGGGAGAGTTTGAAAGAGAAGGAGACAAAAAGTTGTATAtttcatgtgtgtgtgtgtgtgttctcTCATGATATGTTGTTTTCTTTGCTGAAAATGTGCATGCAACTAAATGAATGGTCAATCTGCCTGTGCAACAAGTGCATTTTGGGAAACTCAAAATATAGGATTTGTCAACTCAAAAtacattattaattaattgaccATATGACTAATTAATTTTAAGGGAACCTTAAAATTCTTAAGAATAAACTGGTGAATTCtagatattaattaatatattgatAGAGAAAGGACCATGCGGGACAGTCCCACTGCAAAATGCATTTATACTATCATCACACGTCTACCTCATCTTTGTCCttcaattattatttcattttaattttaattttaattttaatttagtgtgtgtaaataattaataatacgtcttaatttatttttcttcactTAACCAAAAAACACTAGTATTTATTAGGCTTAACGATTTTCCATTCAATTCCAGCTATGTGCTTGTTAAAACTTCAAAGGGGAAAAGATCGATTGCAATAAATTCATAatagtaaataataaaagagATGCATATGAACAAAAATTGGGACGAGATGTATCAAAATTTGCTACACGGTTACCTTATTTGAAATGAACTTTTTTTTAATGTATGTGTATCGATATTTAAATATAATGAAGATccgcattttaaaaaaaaatccgcaTTTAATAAGGTTCACTTACCTGTATTCAAAAAATAggtattaataataaaaaaaattcaaattaattagCGAGGCAAAATGAATTGAAAGTCAATAAATTCATGTGCGTAATATGCCATGATCTAAAAAGCGTTAGTCGGTAGGCGGGCGGCAACCCACCGTCTAGCCACCTAggcgattttttttaaaacctaaataataaataacttagaatattcattagttttactataaatataatttttatgtcttatgtttttcaatttttgtacgaaacgtttataaaattttaataataataataataacaacataaatattaatagatatcaagtcttcatatgtaatatgagatttaattttttgctTGACTTTTTTTTCTgcgcttcttctttctttctgtgtttgtttcttgcttctcgtctttcttttagtttttcatttttatttttatttaataaaaaatagtaaCCACCTAGGCAAATTTCTGTCCGTCTAGACGGATTTCATCCAGCCTAGACGGTTTGGGCGCCGCCTAGGCGGGCAACGCCTAGAGACATAGTCTAGCAAAAAAGCGAGGCGGTGGACAACTGCCTAACGCCTAGGCGATTCTAAGTGGCGCCTCTTAGAACACTGGTAATATGTAACGGCGTTATCGAtggtcaaataaaaaaaatttaaaaatcaaagatACTTAGTTTGAAAAAGAATGTTCTCTCTTGTTGATCAGCTACGTACTTATTGCACCTTTcaataacccaaataaaataGGGGTTATCCGTATTATATTATGTATTGGATTGGTGGTGGAGCATACACATTGTGCGTGTATAAAATTTCATACATAAGTACTATGACATATGTGTGATAAATATTGAAATCGAAAGCGAAATGTAAAGAAGTTAAagacacaatttttttttaaaaaaaaaatcggagAATAAATTGTTATAATTGGACTCGTCTCATACTTGAACCTTGGTTTTAATGCCTACATGTTATCGAAGATCAAATTTACCATGTATCGACAGTAGTATTTTATTGTACTAAGTTCTAAAccttataattaaaaataaaatggagATTTTTAGCTTACTattaaaatttctaaatttttgggATAGATATCTTGATATTATATAATAGTTGTACATCTCATCATAATGACCAATTTGATATGTGAAGATTTTGTTTAGACaaacactttaaaaaaaattatccctTTAAGTTAGATCTCAAATATTAACTAAGTTAtcctatattttttttaatctaacaTTCTGTCCACTTTTCTGATCTCTATATTCTTTCTCAAATTTCAACGATtatcaatttttattaaattatctgCACTAATTTTTAgtagagagaaaaaaaattaagcttttaataaaatttaaaaatatatattattacttCTCTTGTATATATTATGATAATTATTTTAGTGTACACGTTGCTCAAACTTATCCATTTTACACCAGAAAATTACAATTTATCTTCTAAATTTCTGCTCAATCACGTCAGCACCAAGTCACTAACTATAGTtccatttaaaattattttttgcacATATTTACACGAATTACACATTAAATCATCAAAAATCATAATCTTATTTTCTTgtaacaaaatcaaaatttcaatatatattatattatattatattatattatattatattatattatattatattccaAACACAAACAGATGGGCCAACTGGTACTTGTTATAATAGAGAAAGGGTGACGGAATTTTTGCCTATTTACCAGAATTGCTTCCGTTACATATATTTTTATAgcacataaatcataaatttaattatattggccaaaatcaattttctttTGTGGATCTTTACATTATAATATGTGCAAACAAGCTATTCTATATttttttctccaaattttttgcaaatttttcaTTACTGTTTGATGTTGAAAAAAACACAAAGATAACgcttaaaaaaacaaaacaaaaacaaaaacaaaaacaaaaacaaaacacatAATTTCCTTtataaattattgaatttttgtgaacaAACAATATGCTTCTCTATCTTCTCTGGTCTAAAAAGAAGGTATGAGCTTATTATTAATGTCgataattaatttttagtaCAGTGATAAATATCCAGTATTcacataattaatattaatgtcGAGGTACGAGCGGTTGAGTTTGTGCTAGCATAAGAATAGTACCCTAATTCAAAATCCAATTGTCCAACGTTGATTTGAACATGGAGGTCCATGAAAATATATTGATTACATAGCAAATTAAAATTGTACATTTGGATATAAAATGTAAGAGTACTACCTTATGCTAGCATTTCATCAACCCATAGAAGCATAGTGAGCATTAATCATTCATGCAATTCAATCATGTTGTTATGTACAATCGATCTAACGTtgtgatcatatatatataattagttTCTAGAACGAGatcataattatatttatatatatctaaTTAACTGAAGACGAATACTAATCTAATTAACAACGTAAAACTAAgggaaaatgttttttttgtcTAAATTGTAcattttttggttttgatccattaacttttcaaaatttgggtttggtacactaacttttaatttcaGTGATTTTGGTTCAATTGCTGACGTGGCAGCTAGACACGTCAACATTTTTCGATGTCAAGTCAGCATTTTTCGGTGCCACATCAGTAGTTGAACCAAATTAAATAACCAAAAACtaaaagttagtgtatcaaaacaaaaatttgaaatgttaatggaccaaaaccaaaaaatatacaagttaatgaacaaaaaaaaatattttcccgaAAACTAATATTTCTGCAAATTAGGGGAATGGAAAAATAAGTGGTGATGAACTAATTACTTTCTAAGTATTacgataaatattttataagaaataatttttatgtacgATCGATTTAAAGTTGTAATTAATGTTGAATTTGAAATCCACATACGATTACTATCAATTAAAACTTCTAGAACGATGATAATCATGCATTATTAGATCTATATAAATACTATTAACAAAAAATGTCTTGTAATTTAATTATTACTATCAATTATATATAACTTCTAGAACGATGATAATCATGTATTATTAGatctatataaatattattaacaaaaaatggcttagtaattaattaacaacggaaaaattattatttttccctGAAATGAggcaaatgaaaaaaaaaagtgatgaaTTAGTTGATTTCAAAATATGGAGATTAATTTTTTACGAaggaaaatatataatatacctTCAATATAAAGTTATAATTAACGTTTAATTTGAaatctatatataattattgtcaATGGTAATTTTTGGAACGCTGATAATCATGCATAATTAATCTATATAAAtctaattaaatcaaaatatggAGATTAATTTTTTACGAAGGGAAATATATTATATACCTTCAATATAAAGTTATaattaacatttaattttaaatctatatataatttgtgaggactcgggtactaatccctcaaatcataatgattaatccaagatcatgaattaacaCCAAGCAATGAAGCAAGCAaagactaattttttttttttaaacccatggtggctcgctcgagcgagcctcacctctcgctcgagcgagagccaCTCGGGATGTCACAcccatggctcgctcgagcgagcccaggcttcgctcgagcgagctgtgcTCTGCCCGGCCTGCTGAAAATCTGCTCTTGAGCTGTTCTAGGTTGGTTTATTCAAGTCTATCCATCTACAAATACCAAATATGATATATAATGAAGACTTACACGAAACATTGCTGATATATAGATCTAAATCTCAATTGTTTACAACAACTCATAAATACAAAAGAGATGTCATCTTATCTAAGTTCACCATATCATAAGATGCTACAACAAGTAGAGTTTCAACTCTTCACATAAACAATCTCAATTTTACATGTAGAACCTACAAAAAGTAACTCAACTAGATTTCAAGGTAGCAACATCATATACATCTAGATTAAAAGCTAGTCTCAAGCTTTAATACAAACATCAAAACATGAAAAGATATTAAAGTCTCAACCAATGTTTCAACAACTCAACATTGGAATCCAAATCTAACATATTTGacaaaacataaacttcttctaacacccgagtctccactctaatctctcaatctctcgcTTCCCTGTCAAGTCCGACTCACTtactcttcaacctgatgcaatgtacatatacaagcaaaacaacagccggataactccggtgataataaatctcagtataaaagacatctatataaatcaagtaaATATAACTCAACAAGTAAATCTACTATCACAATCATCATTTCCTTATACCCTTACTTGTCGAatatatttcaaagaaaattcattcagaacataaagactcaaagacaagtcgagggttcaaggattcaagtctcacagaatcgatattttcaaaaatcatttcgttgggatcccgggaatataataaggccacaaatcaagcctcccacctacactcccgctcgaggtggtaacAATCTCAtattccctggactgtgaacactatactgagaaccgtggcaaaaagaaatcaagtcagatctctagcctctcatatacaagttcaccacgtccaatattttcttttcgattctgttttcaagatttcgaaagaattgtggctcaagagGTTTACTATCAATTCTAAAATCAATCTACCACAACTCAACAAGCATATTATGTTTgaatcaaacaactcatatatcaaacaaatcaactaagtcaagtaattcatttaaatcataaaagattaagtaaaacaactaatcatgcatgtatgtgatataataaactcaaaaaccaccacgttcttgAGTTATTCTATCTGTCGAggttaatgtcgaatcatacctttcttCTCTTGTTCTAAACTTCTCAAACTCTTGCATCTTCTGATCACACAAGCTTctacaaaatctgctcaaacctTCTTGCTATTTCAACTCTAGTTGTGTCCAACTTGTAGCTCATGTCAATTCAATTCCGGACTCGTCGAATCGACTTCGATACCTTTGAAATTAAATCTGAATTGAAGTGTTTACAAGTCATATATTAGCATTTAATTTCATCTAATCTCACAATTGCTTAAACACTTCAAAACTTGCCAAGATAACCGACATTCCAACCAGTATCGTATCGGTTACAAACCGGCACCGAGAAGACCTATctattaattctaacaacttaCACAACCTTCAAAAATTGATATCT
Proteins encoded:
- the LOC140882133 gene encoding beta-hexosaminidase 3; this translates as MEKTWLQIVFVWFSVCFLVKSSLIAADDINRLNIWPMPKSVSYGHQHLYFSNDFELKTEGSKYADASGILKDAFTRTVDTIKLDHVIEANVSHYHPSLVLKGIHVVIFSPSDALQHGIDESYKLNIPANGNSIYARIEAQTVYGALHGLQTFSQVCYFNLTSRGIVVHQVPWIIIDEPRFSYRGLLIDTSRHYQTLPTIKKVIDSMAYAKLNVLHWHIVDSQSFPLEIPSYPKLWEGAYSISERYTFDDAAEVVSYAQRRGINVLAEIDVPGHALSWGVGYPVLWPSPTCKEPLDVSNEFTFKLIDGILSDFSKIFKYRFIHLGGDEVDTSCWLLTPHVRNWLKKNNLNGSEAYQYFVLRAQKIALSHGYEIINWEETFNNFGSKLSRKTVVHNWLGSGVAQRVVEAGLRCIVSNQDKWYLDHLDALWPGFYMNEPLTNITDPKQQALVLGGEVCMWGEHVDGSDIEQTIWPRAAAAAERLWTPYNKISKDPGQVVRRLAHFRCLLNQRGVAAAPLAGPGRVAPQEPGSCYKQ